The Vibrio bathopelagicus genomic sequence TTTCATAAAGAAAGAATGGTGGCTACTGCGGGATTCGAACCTGCGACCCCATCATTATGAGTGATGTGCTCTAACCAACTGAGCTAAGTAGCCAATAATGAATTTTATGTATTCACTATTTTATCTCTAATTAAAGAGAAATAATGGTGCGGTCGGAGAGATTTGAACTCTCACACCTCTCGGCGCCAGAACCTAAATCTGGTGCGTCTACCAATTCCGCCACGACCGCAGCAAAGCTTTTACTCTAGCGAAGAGTATAGTTAAGAAGACTTATGGTTTGTCTAAGTAACGTTGTAATGGCTGGGCTACCTGGATTCGAACCAGGAATGCTGGCATCAAAAGCCAGTGCCTTACCGCTTGGCGATAGCCCAACAGGATATCAATTAAGATATCTAAATAATGGTGCGGTCGGAGAGACTTGAACTCTCACACCTCTCGGCGCCAGAACCTAAATCTGGTGCGTCTACCAATTCCGCCACGACCGCAGCAAATCTTTATAGTTATATCGACATTGGTGATTCAATATAACGTTGTGCTCTTGGTTGTTTACCTAAATAAGAAACAAAGAGTTTTAATAGTGGCTGGGCTACCTGGATTCGAACCAGGAATGCTGGCATCAAAAGCCAGTGCCTTACCGCTTGGCGATAGCCCAACAATGATATCAATTAAGATATCTAAATAATGGTGCGGTCGGAGAGACTTGAACTCTCACACCTCTCGGCGCCAGAACCTAAATCTGGTGCGTCTACCAATTCCGCCACGACCGCAGCAAATCTTTATAGTTATATCGACATTGGTGATTCAATATAACGTTGTGCTCTTGGTTGTTTACCTAAATAAGAAACAAAGAGTTTTAATAGTGGCTGGGCTACCTGGATTCGAACCAGGGAATGCTGGCATCAAAAGCCAGTGCCTTACCGCTTGGCGATAGCCCAACAATGATATCAATTAAGATATCTAAATAATGGTGCGGTCGGAGAGACTTGAACTCTCACACCTCTCGGCGCCAGAACCTAAATCTGGTGCGTCTACCAATTCCGCCACGACCGCAGCAAATCTTTATAGTTATATCGACATTGGTGATTCAATATAACGTTGTTTGTTCTTCTTCTTTCATAAAGAAAGAATGGTGGCTACTGCGGGATTCGAACCTGCGACCCCATCATTATGAGTGATGTGCTCTAACCAACTGAGCTAAGTAGCCAATAATGAATTTTATGTATTCACTATTTTATCTCTAATTAAAGAGAAATAATGGTGCGGTCGGAGAGACTTGAACTCTCACACCTCTCGGCGCCAGAACCTAAATCTGGTGCGTCTACCAATTCCGCCACGACCGCAGCAAATCTTTATAGTTATATCGACATTGGTGATTCAATATAACGTTGTGCTCTTGGTTGTTTACCTAAATAAGAAACAAAGAGTTTTAATAGTGGCTGGGCTACCTGGATTCGAACCAGGGAATGCTGGCATCAAAAGCCAGTGCCTTACCGCTTGGCGATAGCCCAACAATGATATCAATTAAGATATCTAAATAATGGTGCGGTCGGAGAGACTTGAACTCTCACACCTCTCGGCGCCAGAACCTAAATCTGGTGCGTCTACCAATTCCGCCACGACCGCAGCAAAGCTTTTACTCTAGCGAAGAGTATAGTTAAGAAGACTTATGGTTTGTCTAAGTAACGTTGTAATGGCTGGGCTACCTGGATTCGAACCAGGGAATGCTGGCATCAAAAGCCAGTGCCTTACCGCTTGGCGATAGCCCAACAGGATATCAATTAAGATATCTAAATAATGGTGCGGTCGGAGAGACTTGAACTCTCACACCTCTCGGCGCCAGAACCTAAATCTGGTGCGTCTACCAATTCCGCCACGACCGCAGCAAATCTTTATAGTTATATCGACATTGGTGATTCAATATAACGTTGTTTGTTCTTCTTCTTTCATAAAGAAAGAATGGTGGCTACTGCGGGATTCGAACCTGCGACCCCATCATTATGAGTGATGTGCTCTAACCAACTGAGCTAAGTAGCCATCTGAGAGCGAAGTAATATAATATAATCTCGCTTTCAATGCCATTATCTTTTTAAAGATAATCACACTTTAAATTGTGGCTGGGCTACCTGGATTCGAACCAGGGAATGCTGGCATCAAAAGCCAGTGCCTTACCGCTTGGCGATAGCCCAACAATGATGTCAATTAAGACATCTCAATATGGTGCGGTCGGAGAGACTTGAACTCTCACACCTCTCGGCGCCAGAACCTAAATCTGGTGCGTCTACCAATTCCGCCACGACCGCTTTATTTCCTAAAAACTCTTTGTTGTCAAAAGACATACGTTATTAACAAACAGAGTGCTTAGGGAATGGTGGCTACTGCGGGATTCGAACCTGCGACCCCATCATTATGAGTGATGTGCTCTAACCAACTGAGCTAAGTAGCCATTTCCAAATTGTCGTTCATTTTGAAACGTTGCCGCTTCGTTGTGAACGGGGCGCATTATGCGGAGTTGAGTGAAACCCGTCAACTTTTTTTTTGAATAAATCACGAATAAACATCTGTTCGGTTTCTTTTTAGTCAAAGAGGCGTATTTGTCAGCAAAAAATAGGTTCAAATGCCGATATATATAGGAAGTTAAGTTTTGGATACGAAGCTCTTTAGAAAGAGCGAAAACGAAAAAGGCCAGTGAATTCACTGGCCTTTTATTAGATGTTTATCGGTAATTAAACGTTGAAACGGAAGTGAACAACATCGCCATCTTTAACGATGTATTCTTTGCCTTCAAGACGCCATTTACCTGCATCTTTTGCTCCGCTTTCACCGCCAAATTCGATGAAATGTTCGTAACCAACCACTTCTGCACGGATGAAACCTTTCTCGAAGTCGGTGTGGATCTTACCGGCTGCTTGCGGTGCTGTCGCACCGATAGGAATAGTCCAAGCACGAACTTCTTTAACACCTGCTGTGAAGTAGGTTTGAAGAGTTAGTAGCTCGTAACCAGAGCGGATCACTCGGTTAAGGCCTGGTTCTTCGATACCCATGTCTGCTAGGAACTCTTCACGATCTTCATCGTCAAGCTCAGAAAGCTCAGATTCGATTGCAGCACACACAGCAACAACAACGTTGTTCTCTTTTTCTGCATACTCGCGAACGGCGTCTAGGTAAGGGTTGTTTTCGAAACCATCTTCAGCAACGTTTGCGATGTACATTGTCGGCTTAAGTGTTAGGAAGTTAAGGTAGTCGATTGCTGCGACTTCTTCTTTGCCCAGTTCAACAGTACGAGCCATACCACCTTCAGTCAGGATCGGTAGTAGCTTTTCAAGAACTGTAGTTTCAAACTTAGCGTCTTTATCTCCGCCTTTTGCTTTTTTAGCATTGCGGAAGATCGCACGTTCACAGCTATCTAGATCGGCAAGAGCAAGCTCAAGGTTGATCACTTCGATATCTTCGATAGGAGATACTTTGCCAGAAACGTGAACGATGTTTTCGTTTTCAAAGCAGCGTACAACGTGACCGATAGCGTCAGTTTCGCGGATGTTAGCTAGGAATTTGTTACCTAGACCTTCACCTTTAGATGCGCCAGCAACTAGGCCTGCGATGTCTACGAATTCCATTGTCGTTGGAAGGATCTTCTGTGGATTAACAATTTTTGCTAATGCATCTAAGCGTAGATCTGGAACCGGAACGATACCTGTGTTTGGTTCGATCGTACAAAATGGAAAGTTTGCTGCTTCGATGCCTGCTTTAGTCAGTGCGTTAAACAGAGTTGACTTACCAACGTTTGGTAGACCAACGATGCCACATTTAAAACCCATGATATAAACCTTATTCTGCTTTGAACGTATGTAAGCGATTTTGTGCTTTTGGTAGGCCATCTTTTAATAAGATGTCTAGGCTGCGAACCGATTCGTCAACGACAGCCTCGATACACTCTTGCTCTTTAGCTGGAGCTTTGCCTAATACATAACCTGCAACTTTATCTTTGTGTCCCGGATGGCCAATGCCTAACCTAAGACGATAGAATTCTTTATTGTTACCCTGCTTGCTGATGATGTCTTTTAGGCCATTGTGCCCGCCATGACCACCACCTTTTTTAAACTTACCAATACCAGGAGGGAGGTCTAACTCATCGTGAGCCACCATGATCTCTTCGGGTTTAATTTGGTAGAACTTTGCCAGTGCTGCAACAGCTTTCCCGGATAAGTTCATAAAAGTCGTTGGGATCAGCAAACGAAGATCTTCACCATGAACCATAATACGACCCGTTAGGCCAAAGAACTTTGGTTCGTTCTTCAGTGTCACGTTGTGTACACGTGCTAATTCTTCAACTACCCAAGCACCCGCATTGTGGCGAGTCTTGGCGTATTCTGGACCTGGATTAGCCAGTCCAACGAGAAGTTTTATTTGTTGGCTCAAGGTATGGATCTCTCTTGGGATTTCAAAAAGCGCCGTATGATATCACAGTTTATGAAAAAGGTGCGAGCTAGCTGATAGCAACTCAATGATTCGAAACTGTGGTCAAATTAACTTTGTGGTCGTTAGATATAAAAAAAGCACTTCATCGAATGAAGTGCTTAATATCTTTTTCAGATTGTTCTGCTAAAGCAAAGCTATAGAGCTTTGATTAGTTGAACATCGCAGAGATAGACTCTTCGTTGCTGATACGACGAATCGCTTCAGCAAGCATGCGAGAAAGGCTTAGCTCAGTCACTTTACCTGTCGCGGCCATCTCTGGAGAAAGCTTGATTGAATCAGTAACAATAACTTGGTCTAGAACTGAATTGCGGATGTTTTCTGCAGCAGTACCAGAGAATACAGCGTGAGTAGCGTAAGCGAATACACGCTTAGCACCGCGCTCTTTAAGCGCTTCAGCTGCTTTACATAGTGTGCCACCAGTATCGATCATGTCATCAACGATCACACAGTCGCGACCTTCAACATCACCGATTAGGTTCATAACTTCAGAAACGTTAGCACGTGGACGACGCTTATCAACGATAGCGATGTCAACATCACCTAGCGCTTTAGCCGTTGCACGAGCACGTACAACACCACCAAGGTCTGGAGAAACCACAACTGGGTTTTCTAGGCCACGGTTTGCCATGTCTTCTAGAAGAACTGGAGTGCCGAAAATATTATCAACAGGTACATCGAAGAAGCCTTGGATTTGCTCTGCGTGTAGGTCGATAGTCAAAACGCGGTCAACGCCAACGTTAGAAAGGAAATCTGCAACAACTTTTGCAGTAATAGGCACACGAGCAGAACGTACACGACGATCTTGACGGGCATAACCGAAGTAAGGGATTACAGCAGTAATACGGCCAGCTGAAGCACGGCGCATTGCGTCAATCATTACCACCAATTCCATTAGGTTGTCATTGGTTGGTGCACAAGTTGATTGAATCAGGAATACATCGCTACCACGAACGTTTTCATTGATTTGAACAGCGACTTCGCCATCAGAAAAACGGTCTACAGTAGCATCTCCAAGAGAGATGTATAGACGATCAGCAATACGTTGGGCTAGTTCAGGTGTTGCGTTACCAGCAAATAGCTTCATATCAGGCACGGTGGAAACCTCGGGTTGCGTCCAGTTTTAAATAGATTGTGGGTGGGCTGATTGGTATTCAGCCAACGTTTCTTTTAAAGGCGAAACATTTCGTCCTTCAGCAATAAATGCAGAAACAGTGTCAGGCAGTTGTTCTAGAACCAATTCAGCTTCTTTTTTGCTGCTAAATTCAGCAAAAATGCACGAACCAGTGCCAGTCAATCTCGACGGCGCGTATTGTAGCAGCCATGAAAGTTGCTTATCAACCTCTGGGTACAGCATTCGCACAATTTTTTCGCAATCGTTTACGTATTCTTGCTCTAGAAGCGTTGCTAGTGCTCGCTTTGGCGTATTTCGAGTTAATTCTGAATGTGTGAATATGTCGACAGTTGCTATGCTCACTTGAGGCTTAACGACGAGATACCATTTTTCATCCGGATTAGCGGGTTGTAATTGTTCACCAACACCTTCAGCAAAGGCGGCGTGTCCACGTACAAATACAGGAACGTCTGCACCAAGCTTTAAGCCAATCTCTGCTAATTGGTCATCACACAGGTTGAGTTGCCATAAATGGTTGAGAGCGACCAACACGGTTGCGGCATTTGAAGAACCTCCGCCAATGCCACCTCCCATAGGAAGCACTTTCTTTAACTCAATATCCGCACCGAAAGTCGTCGACGTATATTGTTGAAGAGCAGTAGCGGCTTTCCAAATTAGGTTATCTTCTGTCGCAACGCCTGGAATTTCAGGCGTTATTGTAATTGAATTCGACTCTTGATTTGCGGTAACCGTAAGTTCATCGCCAAAGTCAACAAACTGAAATAGGGTCTGAAGTTCGTGATAGCCATTGTCGCGTCGGCCAGTAATATAGAGAAATAAATTCAGCTTAGCTGGCGAAGGCCAGTGCGTTGGCGTTGTTATCATTTTTTCAGTGTCCACTTCGAAACTACAATGTTGATTTTGTTCTCGTCTTGCTTGAATGACAATCGAGTAGGTAGTGGGATTGTCTCTACCTTTGTGTTGTCTTCATCAGATAGTTGCTTAGTCGGTATCTCTGTATTTCGGTAATTGTCAAAATTCAGTGTCCATAATTGACTGCTGACTTGTTTAGACAGAGATTCAAGAGTGTTGGTGGCGCTTAATTGGTAGCTGTCTGCTTGGTCGGGAATACCAAGGAACCATTGTGGCAGGTGATCAATAGGGATCTGCAATCCAGTAAGTTGTTCTACCAATACAGATGCACTTGCGTCAGTGAATACCTGATCATCATAAGTGACAACCTTGGCACCCGAACTATCAATTGTGAGATTCAAGGCGGTTTGACCAAGGAAAGTGGTCAGCCTTAATTGGCTTTGATTTGGAGAATGCTTCCAAATGAAGTTAAGGCTTTGGCGTTGCTCTGGAGAAATGTAAGCGAGCTTGCCTGAGGCTTGGTAGTTTTCTATCTGTAGAAGCCGTTTTTGGTGACTTTGCCACTCAACGCTGGTCGGTTGTTCTGGTATAGACGAGCAACCCACCATAATAATGGTCATAAAAATAAGAGACGTGATTTTACGAAGCTTGCTCATATTTGCTCACAACTTGTTCAAATTTATCTAAAAAACGCTTCAACTATAGCATTGAATTCACGAACTCAGGAAAACAAATCCCGCTTGCTCTTTAAATAGAGCCATGCATCAAGTAAAATTCGCCCCTTGTTTCCATTCCCTGATCGAGAACTTCTGATACATGTCTTTGCTTGCCGTAGGTATCAATCACAATACAGCGTCGGTTGAATTGCGAGAAAAAGTCGCTTTTGGTCCAGATAAATTATCTGAGGCTCTTAAGCAACTTAACGCAAATGCACACGTAAATGGAAGTGTCATACTTTCTACCTGTAATCGAACTGAAGTGTATTGTGACGTCAAAGGCGTGGCAAAAAACAAGTTGATCGATTGGCTGTCTGTATTTCATCAAGTTAGCCCTGAAGAATTAAAACCGAGTATCTACATCCATGAAGAGCAAGCTGCGATTAAGCACTTAATGCGTGTTGCCTGTGGTTTGGACTCTCTGGTTCTGGGCGAGCCGCAAATTCTTGGTCAGGTAAAACAGGCTTACACCGATTCGCGAGAGAACAAATCTGTTGATGCTTCAATGGAGAAACTGTTCCAGAAATCATTTTCTGTTGCGAAGCGAGTTCGAACTGAGACCGAAATTGGTGGCAGTGCTGTTTCTGTTGCCTACGCAGCCTGTACGTTAGCTAAACACATCTTTGAATCGATTGCTGAATCAACGGTGTTACTGGTGGGTGCGGGAGAAACCATTGA encodes the following:
- the lolB gene encoding lipoprotein insertase outer membrane protein LolB, coding for MSKLRKITSLIFMTIIMVGCSSIPEQPTSVEWQSHQKRLLQIENYQASGKLAYISPEQRQSLNFIWKHSPNQSQLRLTTFLGQTALNLTIDSSGAKVVTYDDQVFTDASASVLVEQLTGLQIPIDHLPQWFLGIPDQADSYQLSATNTLESLSKQVSSQLWTLNFDNYRNTEIPTKQLSDEDNTKVETIPLPTRLSFKQDENKINIVVSKWTLKK
- the ychF gene encoding redox-regulated ATPase YchF, which encodes MGFKCGIVGLPNVGKSTLFNALTKAGIEAANFPFCTIEPNTGIVPVPDLRLDALAKIVNPQKILPTTMEFVDIAGLVAGASKGEGLGNKFLANIRETDAIGHVVRCFENENIVHVSGKVSPIEDIEVINLELALADLDSCERAIFRNAKKAKGGDKDAKFETTVLEKLLPILTEGGMARTVELGKEEVAAIDYLNFLTLKPTMYIANVAEDGFENNPYLDAVREYAEKENNVVVAVCAAIESELSELDDEDREEFLADMGIEEPGLNRVIRSGYELLTLQTYFTAGVKEVRAWTIPIGATAPQAAGKIHTDFEKGFIRAEVVGYEHFIEFGGESGAKDAGKWRLEGKEYIVKDGDVVHFRFNV
- the ispE gene encoding 4-(cytidine 5'-diphospho)-2-C-methyl-D-erythritol kinase, with product MITTPTHWPSPAKLNLFLYITGRRDNGYHELQTLFQFVDFGDELTVTANQESNSITITPEIPGVATEDNLIWKAATALQQYTSTTFGADIELKKVLPMGGGIGGGSSNAATVLVALNHLWQLNLCDDQLAEIGLKLGADVPVFVRGHAAFAEGVGEQLQPANPDEKWYLVVKPQVSIATVDIFTHSELTRNTPKRALATLLEQEYVNDCEKIVRMLYPEVDKQLSWLLQYAPSRLTGTGSCIFAEFSSKKEAELVLEQLPDTVSAFIAEGRNVSPLKETLAEYQSAHPQSI
- a CDS encoding ribose-phosphate pyrophosphokinase is translated as MPDMKLFAGNATPELAQRIADRLYISLGDATVDRFSDGEVAVQINENVRGSDVFLIQSTCAPTNDNLMELVVMIDAMRRASAGRITAVIPYFGYARQDRRVRSARVPITAKVVADFLSNVGVDRVLTIDLHAEQIQGFFDVPVDNIFGTPVLLEDMANRGLENPVVVSPDLGGVVRARATAKALGDVDIAIVDKRRPRANVSEVMNLIGDVEGRDCVIVDDMIDTGGTLCKAAEALKERGAKRVFAYATHAVFSGTAAENIRNSVLDQVIVTDSIKLSPEMAATGKVTELSLSRMLAEAIRRISNEESISAMFN
- the pth gene encoding aminoacyl-tRNA hydrolase encodes the protein MSQQIKLLVGLANPGPEYAKTRHNAGAWVVEELARVHNVTLKNEPKFFGLTGRIMVHGEDLRLLIPTTFMNLSGKAVAALAKFYQIKPEEIMVAHDELDLPPGIGKFKKGGGHGGHNGLKDIISKQGNNKEFYRLRLGIGHPGHKDKVAGYVLGKAPAKEQECIEAVVDESVRSLDILLKDGLPKAQNRLHTFKAE